In Archangium violaceum, the following are encoded in one genomic region:
- a CDS encoding ATPase, T2SS/T4P/T4SS family, which yields MFLVTLEEKGGGTEQIEFEKNEITIGRLAGNDIVLAKGNVSKYHSKIVSKDGKLIVVDMKSTNGTFVNGKKIAGPQVVKPSDQIFIGDYIINVEPLAEQSMTRTAPPEEEYYEEEQGYDDGGEGQYAEEEPAYDEPEPEPQPAANARMPASLASALAKNRKRVDPRLEAYTRLQKEIHDRLIEYLDLRRMDMDRLGDEELWRRTEKAIRDIIDQMEADGELPGEVDREELLTDVINEALGLGPLEAFLASDEISEIMVNHANQIYIERKGKLVLSEKTFSSNQAVLGVIERIVAPIGRRIDESSPLVDARLKDGSRVNAIIPPLALKGPCITIRKFKKDSLKIQDLIKYKTVTAQMAEFLEMCVRARKNIVISGGTGSGKTTTLNIISSFIPEDERIVTVEDAAELQLPQEHWVQLESRPPNLEGKGAIAIRDLVKNCLRMRPDRIVVGECRAGETLDMLQAMNTGHDGSLTTLHANTPRDAIARLETMVLMSGMELPVKAIREQIASAVHLIVQQTRFSDGTRKICYITEIAGMEVDIVTLQDIFYYKQEGFSDDGKVRGRFVASGFVPKFYDDLQRKGIPVNMSIFRED from the coding sequence ATGTTTCTCGTCACGCTCGAGGAGAAGGGCGGAGGTACCGAGCAGATCGAGTTCGAGAAGAACGAGATCACCATCGGCCGCCTCGCCGGAAATGACATCGTCCTCGCCAAGGGCAACGTCTCCAAGTACCACTCGAAGATCGTCTCCAAGGACGGCAAGCTCATCGTCGTGGACATGAAGTCCACGAACGGCACCTTCGTGAACGGCAAGAAGATCGCCGGTCCGCAGGTGGTGAAGCCCTCGGATCAGATCTTCATCGGCGACTACATCATCAACGTCGAGCCGCTGGCCGAGCAGAGCATGACGCGCACGGCCCCTCCCGAGGAGGAGTACTACGAGGAGGAGCAGGGCTACGACGACGGTGGAGAGGGCCAGTACGCCGAGGAGGAGCCGGCCTACGACGAGCCGGAGCCCGAGCCCCAGCCGGCGGCCAACGCGCGCATGCCGGCCTCGCTGGCCTCGGCGCTGGCGAAGAACAGGAAGCGCGTGGACCCCCGGCTGGAGGCCTATACCCGGCTCCAGAAGGAGATCCACGACCGCCTCATCGAGTACCTCGACCTGCGCCGCATGGACATGGACCGGCTCGGCGACGAGGAGCTGTGGCGGCGCACCGAGAAGGCCATCCGCGACATCATCGACCAGATGGAGGCGGACGGAGAGCTCCCGGGAGAGGTGGACCGGGAGGAGCTGCTCACCGACGTCATCAACGAGGCGCTGGGCCTGGGGCCCCTCGAGGCGTTCCTCGCGTCGGATGAGATCAGCGAGATCATGGTGAACCACGCCAACCAGATCTACATCGAGCGCAAGGGCAAGCTGGTCCTGTCCGAGAAGACGTTCAGCTCGAACCAGGCGGTGCTCGGCGTCATCGAGCGGATCGTCGCGCCCATCGGCCGGCGCATCGACGAGTCCAGCCCGCTGGTGGACGCGCGCCTCAAGGACGGCAGCCGCGTCAACGCCATCATCCCGCCGCTGGCGCTCAAGGGACCCTGCATCACCATCCGCAAGTTCAAGAAGGACTCGCTGAAGATCCAGGATCTCATCAAGTACAAGACCGTCACCGCGCAGATGGCCGAGTTCCTGGAGATGTGCGTGCGGGCGCGCAAGAACATCGTCATCTCCGGCGGTACGGGCTCGGGGAAGACGACGACGCTCAACATCATCAGCTCCTTCATCCCCGAGGACGAGCGCATCGTCACGGTGGAGGACGCGGCGGAGCTTCAGCTGCCGCAGGAGCACTGGGTGCAGCTGGAGAGCCGCCCGCCCAACCTGGAAGGCAAGGGCGCCATCGCCATTCGCGATCTGGTGAAGAACTGCCTGCGCATGCGGCCGGACCGCATCGTGGTGGGCGAGTGCCGCGCGGGCGAGACGCTGGACATGCTCCAGGCGATGAACACGGGCCACGACGGCTCGCTCACCACGCTGCACGCCAACACGCCGCGCGACGCCATCGCCCGGCTGGAGACGATGGTGCTGATGAGCGGCATGGAGCTGCCGGTGAAGGCCATCCGCGAGCAGATCGCCAGCGCGGTGCACCTCATCGTGCAGCAGACGCGCTTCTCGGATGGGACGCGGAAGATCTGCTACATCACCGAGATCGCCGGCATGGAGGTGGACATCGTCACCCTCCAGGACATCTTCTATTACAAGCAGGAAGGCTTCTCGGACGACGGGAAGGTGCGCGGGCGCTTCGTGGCCAGCGGCTTCGTGCCGAAGTTCTACGATGACCTGCAGCGCAAGGGCATCCCCGTCAACATGAGCATCTTCCGCGAGGACTGA
- a CDS encoding pilus assembly protein N-terminal domain-containing protein has translation MLGRFTQVAALGALLALFAAGSARAQEGSTISLGVGTQKVLPVPGTTRIAVGDPNIIEVKIIGNSQVLLIGQSEGKTTLLIWKSSGQRVSYLVTVRKQDPNEVISEIKKLLGEIEGVSVRMVGDRIYLDGQAYTTGDAERIDQVVSLYPNVKSFVKVAPNAKKLVAQNLTAAFQKAGLRNVQVNVVGATIFLEGSVESQQDLQKAELITKAVGEKVENLLVVGIKRMILSEVQFVEIRRNSRDRYGIKYPTDITGTVTATANITQELFPASFGSGRGLLAINGGSEFSVGFQGNDGYGRLLAQPKLVCASGEKAEFLAGGEVPIPLITQNQFTVEYKQYGVILNLRPTADRNGNIQTEIEAEASELDTSVSVSFGGSSAVPGFRTRKVKTNVTVRHGETIVLSGVFSHDEQKAVSKLPGLGHIPIIGELFKSRAFDSTKRELVIFVTPRIVNPDSDKIRTIIEDVKSRYKQARSEVNFNIFD, from the coding sequence ATGCTTGGACGCTTCACGCAGGTGGCCGCGCTCGGCGCCCTGCTGGCCCTGTTCGCGGCGGGCTCCGCGCGGGCCCAGGAGGGCAGCACCATCAGCCTCGGGGTGGGCACCCAGAAGGTGCTCCCCGTGCCGGGTACCACCCGCATCGCCGTGGGTGATCCCAACATCATCGAGGTGAAGATCATCGGCAACAGCCAGGTGCTGCTCATCGGCCAGTCCGAGGGCAAGACGACGCTGCTCATCTGGAAGAGCTCCGGTCAGCGCGTCAGCTACCTGGTCACCGTGCGCAAGCAGGACCCCAACGAGGTCATCTCCGAGATCAAGAAGCTGCTCGGGGAGATCGAGGGCGTGTCCGTGCGCATGGTGGGAGACCGCATCTACCTGGACGGTCAGGCCTACACCACGGGCGACGCGGAGCGCATCGATCAGGTGGTGTCGCTCTACCCGAACGTGAAGAGCTTCGTGAAGGTGGCGCCCAACGCCAAGAAGCTGGTGGCGCAGAACCTCACGGCGGCCTTCCAGAAGGCGGGCCTGCGCAACGTGCAGGTGAACGTGGTGGGCGCCACCATCTTCCTGGAGGGCTCGGTGGAGAGCCAGCAGGACCTGCAGAAGGCCGAGCTCATCACCAAGGCGGTGGGCGAGAAGGTGGAGAACCTGCTCGTCGTCGGCATCAAGCGGATGATCCTCTCCGAGGTGCAGTTCGTCGAGATCCGCCGCAACTCGCGTGACCGCTACGGCATCAAGTACCCCACGGACATCACCGGCACCGTGACGGCCACGGCCAACATCACCCAGGAGCTGTTCCCGGCCTCGTTCGGCTCGGGCCGCGGCCTGCTGGCCATCAACGGTGGCTCGGAGTTCTCCGTCGGCTTCCAGGGCAACGACGGCTACGGCCGGCTGCTCGCCCAGCCCAAGCTGGTGTGCGCCAGCGGTGAGAAGGCCGAGTTCCTGGCCGGTGGCGAGGTGCCCATCCCGCTCATCACCCAGAACCAGTTCACCGTGGAGTACAAGCAGTACGGCGTCATCCTCAACCTGCGCCCCACGGCGGACCGCAACGGCAACATCCAGACGGAGATCGAGGCCGAGGCGAGCGAGCTGGACACCTCGGTGTCCGTGTCCTTCGGCGGCTCGTCGGCCGTCCCCGGCTTCCGCACCCGCAAGGTGAAGACGAACGTCACCGTGCGCCACGGCGAGACGATCGTCCTGTCGGGCGTGTTCAGCCACGACGAGCAGAAGGCCGTCTCCAAGCTGCCGGGCCTGGGCCACATCCCCATCATCGGCGAGCTCTTCAAGAGCCGGGCCTTCGACTCCACCAAGCGCGAGCTGGTCATCTTCGTGACGCCCCGCATCGTCAACCCGGACTCGGACAAGATCCGGACGATCATCGAGGACGTGAAGAGCCGCTACAAGCAGGCCCGCTCCGAGGTGAACTTCAACATCTTCGACTGA
- a CDS encoding A24 family peptidase: MTPFHIALWTVLGVALVVSVATDVMRRQILDVVTYPLVAVALGVRLWAEGVGDLETGLVSGVVSGAGLALLLVPGALRGRMGWGDVKLMAGVGAVLGFPAVMAAAAFISLVGAVQAVVTLLWEGAVWETLGDVLRRWAVRVRLMHEGAVGGPRRHIPYGVAIALGTFWAMWWQHDRLG; encoded by the coding sequence ATGACTCCCTTCCACATCGCGCTCTGGACCGTGCTGGGAGTGGCGCTGGTGGTCTCGGTGGCCACGGACGTGATGCGCCGCCAGATCCTCGACGTCGTCACCTATCCCCTGGTGGCGGTGGCGTTGGGCGTGCGTCTGTGGGCCGAGGGGGTGGGGGATCTGGAGACGGGGCTGGTGAGTGGGGTGGTGTCCGGGGCGGGGCTGGCGCTGCTGCTGGTACCGGGGGCGCTGCGCGGCAGGATGGGGTGGGGAGACGTGAAGTTGATGGCGGGGGTGGGAGCGGTGCTGGGCTTCCCCGCGGTGATGGCCGCGGCGGCGTTCATCTCGTTGGTGGGCGCGGTGCAGGCGGTGGTGACGCTGCTGTGGGAAGGCGCCGTGTGGGAGACGCTGGGAGACGTGCTGCGGCGCTGGGCCGTGCGCGTCCGACTGATGCATGAGGGCGCGGTGGGCGGACCGCGACGCCACATCCCCTATGGGGTGGCGATCGCGTTGGGAACTTTCTGGGCCATGTGGTGGCAGCACGACAGACTGGGGTAG
- a CDS encoding FHA domain-containing protein, with the protein MIDQNSRPARKVGIADHLWETYEDMAQQMGSDRDALINQALFMFARLNGFIEVARSGRPEVAAVPSGAGAAAPAPRAASASGASKSAPPVLQPVNGGASSNKGPPAPRDETPQPAPAPQRVSARAEERPPANSLDNDPARREVAERVLETAAELERLIKGKSNEPREELDEDSLDDADDAGDMDLAQEDQDEQMGADEDEPLPEDEPLDEEPMDEESAGGALILAMDSAEPQVITKERFVIGRGKHCDLVINSGKVSREHAVIVREGDDFFIEDLGSSNGTWFNKQRIKRRKVEDGDEYFICSERVRLSYQ; encoded by the coding sequence ATGATCGACCAGAACTCCCGCCCCGCCCGCAAGGTCGGTATCGCCGACCACCTGTGGGAGACCTACGAAGACATGGCCCAGCAGATGGGCTCGGATCGCGACGCGCTCATCAACCAGGCGTTGTTCATGTTCGCGCGCCTCAACGGCTTCATCGAGGTGGCGCGCTCGGGCCGGCCGGAGGTGGCCGCCGTGCCCTCCGGTGCCGGTGCCGCCGCGCCAGCCCCGCGAGCCGCGTCGGCCTCGGGCGCCAGCAAGTCCGCTCCGCCCGTGCTGCAGCCCGTCAACGGGGGCGCTTCCTCCAACAAGGGGCCTCCCGCCCCGCGTGACGAGACGCCCCAGCCCGCTCCGGCGCCCCAGCGTGTTTCCGCTCGCGCCGAGGAGCGCCCGCCCGCCAACTCCCTGGACAATGATCCCGCCCGCCGCGAGGTGGCCGAGCGCGTCCTGGAGACGGCCGCCGAGCTCGAGCGCCTCATCAAGGGCAAGAGCAACGAGCCTCGCGAGGAGCTCGACGAGGACTCGCTGGACGACGCCGACGACGCGGGCGACATGGACCTGGCCCAGGAGGATCAAGACGAGCAGATGGGCGCCGACGAGGACGAGCCCCTGCCCGAGGACGAGCCCCTGGACGAGGAGCCGATGGACGAGGAGTCCGCCGGTGGCGCCCTCATCCTCGCCATGGACAGCGCCGAGCCCCAGGTGATCACCAAGGAGCGGTTCGTGATCGGCCGTGGCAAGCACTGCGACCTCGTCATCAACTCCGGCAAGGTGTCGCGCGAGCACGCCGTCATCGTCCGCGAGGGCGACGACTTCTTCATCGAGGACCTGGGCTCGTCCAACGGCACCTGGTTCAACAAGCAGCGCATCAAGCGCCGCAAGGTCGAGGACGGCGACGAGTACTTCATCTGCAGCGAGCGGGTGCGGCTCTCCTATCAGTGA
- a CDS encoding YncE family protein, with translation MRPLLLSLALLVAAACSSTAPRPPPTDRFVYPAGLVYRSVPGSTNGVLYVASANFDRCFDDGTLMAVDLDRVGADDTNRLPALGSASGAAVDITQLNVAPESIRTIPSYAGEMALWERTDGNAPRLFVPTRSDGNNVYYVDVPEPTRLCSGDGCAEGRVSLDDVPGSANDVPRAPAPFGVAVDTGGDLWVTHLDPADAPEESFEAFRSYVVRLSGDAPSVSSDNFVTLSTPDLPMGGNSVVLDERYVFVTGRFTGGVTSLSQRFLVRVLDRTDTSRLIDPGLDVGFAALDARGLALTERVASRPQRLYVAVRAPDSLLLVDVQGIESTSDTPRLTVVGSVPLPSGPTEVRLVPRGATRSELVVVSCSAAGVVAIFDPDVGQVVAQVQVGNEDATETPQPFGLAVQQQGNAARIFTSNFGDGRVSVIDIPDLANPQLARLVARLGTRQDLVGSTTCQEVQQ, from the coding sequence ATGCGCCCCCTTCTCCTCAGTCTCGCGCTGCTCGTCGCCGCCGCGTGCTCGTCCACCGCGCCGCGGCCCCCGCCGACGGACCGCTTCGTCTACCCGGCCGGTCTCGTGTACCGGAGCGTCCCCGGTTCCACCAACGGCGTCCTCTACGTCGCGAGCGCCAACTTCGACCGGTGCTTCGATGACGGCACGCTCATGGCGGTCGACCTGGACCGTGTGGGCGCCGATGACACCAACCGCCTGCCGGCCCTCGGCTCGGCGAGTGGCGCCGCGGTGGACATCACCCAGCTGAACGTCGCGCCGGAGTCCATCCGCACCATCCCGAGCTACGCGGGCGAGATGGCCCTCTGGGAGCGCACCGACGGCAACGCGCCCCGGCTCTTCGTCCCCACCCGCTCGGACGGCAACAACGTCTACTACGTGGATGTCCCGGAGCCCACGCGGTTGTGCTCTGGCGACGGCTGCGCCGAGGGAAGGGTGTCCCTGGATGATGTGCCGGGGAGCGCGAACGACGTTCCCCGCGCGCCCGCGCCCTTCGGGGTCGCCGTCGATACCGGGGGAGACTTGTGGGTCACGCACCTGGACCCGGCGGACGCGCCGGAAGAGTCGTTCGAGGCCTTCCGGTCCTACGTGGTGCGCCTGTCCGGTGACGCACCGAGCGTCTCGTCGGACAACTTCGTCACCCTCTCCACCCCCGATCTCCCCATGGGCGGTAACTCGGTGGTGCTGGATGAGCGATACGTGTTCGTCACCGGCCGGTTCACCGGCGGTGTCACGTCCCTGTCCCAGCGGTTCCTCGTGCGCGTGCTGGACAGGACGGACACGAGCCGGCTCATCGACCCCGGGCTGGACGTGGGCTTCGCCGCGCTGGATGCGCGCGGTCTCGCGCTGACCGAGCGGGTGGCCTCGAGGCCCCAGCGGCTGTACGTGGCCGTGCGCGCGCCGGACTCGCTGCTGCTGGTGGACGTGCAGGGAATCGAGTCGACGTCGGACACGCCCCGGCTCACCGTGGTGGGCTCGGTGCCGCTGCCGAGCGGTCCCACCGAGGTGCGGCTGGTGCCCCGCGGAGCGACCCGCAGCGAGCTGGTGGTGGTGTCCTGTAGCGCGGCTGGCGTGGTGGCCATCTTCGACCCGGACGTGGGCCAGGTGGTGGCCCAGGTGCAGGTGGGCAACGAGGATGCCACGGAGACGCCCCAGCCGTTCGGGCTCGCCGTGCAGCAGCAGGGCAATGCGGCGCGCATCTTCACCAGCAACTTCGGGGATGGGCGTGTGTCGGTGATCGACATCCCGGATCTCGCCAACCCGCAGCTGGCCCGGCTGGTGGCCCGGCTCGGGACCCGGCAGGACCTGGTAGGGTCCACCACGTGTCAGGAGGTACAGCAGTGA
- the glyS gene encoding glycine--tRNA ligase subunit beta: MASDLLLEVGAEEIPASFILPALEDLKRVITERAAEARLKHGEVRTYGTPRRLAVWVKDIAERGEDITREVLGPSAKAAFDKDGKPTKAAEKFAESQKLSVDQLLRVQTPKGEYLGAKVEEKGRPAADIFKDILHTAVHGINFRKTMRWGDVDQAFARPVQWVVALLGGEVLPVVLGDVKSGRTTYGHRFLSPAAIEISKPSDYEAALEKANVVPDFSKRRAQVLERVRAAAQQAGGKLMEDDSLVDQVTNLVELPNPVVGSFEERHLDLPPEVLVQEMKSHQRYFSVVDANGKLMPRFIAVSNTPVRDVNVSLRGYQRVLRSRLADGRFFFDEDRKTPLEARTEKLARVVWQGQLGSYAEKVARFRSLAVKLAGWTGKGSLQSTIERAATLAKADLVTGMVGEFPELQGVMGREYARAGGEPEAVALAIFEHYLPRTAEDSLPTQDPGALIGLADRLDTLSGIFAIGKGPSGAADPFALRRACLSVIRIVLERGYRFSLPQAVDAALEQLGPKIANVKRKAGEPAPREQVLEFFRGRLKALWTEQYRTDVVEAVLSAGYEDLVAAHKRLQALAPLVGQADFAPLAVAFKRVVNIVEKQGKDVARGEVDSNRLTDDAERQLHSAYLQARNRVADRVKADDFSGALKEITSLKPTVDTFFDKVMVMAEERELRENRIRLLTEIGTLFNQVADFSKIQSEA, encoded by the coding sequence GTGGCAAGTGATCTGCTCCTGGAGGTCGGCGCCGAGGAGATCCCCGCCTCGTTCATCCTCCCGGCGCTGGAGGACCTCAAGCGCGTCATCACCGAGCGCGCGGCCGAGGCGCGGCTCAAGCACGGCGAGGTGCGCACCTACGGCACCCCGCGGCGGCTGGCGGTGTGGGTGAAGGACATCGCGGAGCGGGGCGAGGACATCACCCGCGAGGTGCTCGGCCCGAGCGCGAAGGCGGCCTTCGACAAGGACGGCAAGCCCACCAAGGCGGCGGAGAAGTTCGCCGAGAGCCAGAAGCTGTCGGTGGATCAGCTGCTGCGCGTGCAGACGCCCAAGGGCGAGTACCTGGGTGCCAAGGTGGAGGAGAAGGGCCGTCCGGCGGCGGACATCTTCAAGGACATCCTCCACACGGCGGTGCACGGCATCAACTTCCGCAAGACGATGCGCTGGGGTGACGTGGACCAGGCCTTCGCGCGGCCCGTGCAGTGGGTGGTGGCGCTGCTGGGTGGCGAGGTGCTGCCGGTGGTGCTCGGCGACGTGAAGAGCGGCCGGACGACGTACGGCCACCGCTTCCTGTCGCCCGCGGCCATCGAGATCTCCAAGCCCTCGGACTACGAGGCGGCCCTGGAGAAGGCGAACGTGGTGCCGGACTTCTCCAAGCGGCGCGCCCAGGTGCTGGAGCGGGTGCGCGCGGCGGCCCAGCAGGCCGGTGGCAAGCTCATGGAGGACGACTCCCTCGTGGACCAGGTGACCAACCTGGTGGAGCTGCCCAACCCGGTGGTGGGCAGCTTCGAGGAGCGCCACCTGGACCTGCCCCCCGAGGTGCTGGTGCAGGAGATGAAGAGCCACCAGCGCTACTTCTCCGTGGTGGACGCCAACGGGAAGCTGATGCCGCGCTTCATCGCCGTGTCCAACACGCCGGTGCGCGACGTGAACGTGTCCCTGCGCGGCTACCAGCGCGTGCTGCGCTCGCGTCTGGCCGACGGGCGCTTCTTCTTCGACGAGGATCGCAAGACGCCGCTCGAGGCCCGCACGGAGAAGCTGGCGCGCGTGGTGTGGCAGGGGCAGCTCGGCAGCTACGCCGAGAAGGTGGCGCGTTTCCGCTCGCTGGCGGTGAAGCTCGCCGGGTGGACGGGGAAGGGGAGTCTCCAGTCCACCATCGAGCGCGCCGCCACCCTGGCCAAGGCGGACCTCGTCACCGGCATGGTGGGCGAGTTCCCCGAGCTCCAGGGCGTCATGGGCCGCGAGTACGCCCGTGCCGGCGGTGAGCCCGAGGCCGTGGCCCTGGCCATCTTCGAGCACTACCTGCCTCGCACCGCCGAGGACTCGCTGCCCACGCAGGATCCCGGGGCCCTCATCGGCCTGGCGGACCGCCTGGACACGCTCAGCGGCATCTTCGCCATCGGCAAGGGCCCCAGCGGCGCGGCGGACCCGTTCGCCCTGCGGCGCGCGTGCCTGTCCGTCATCCGCATCGTCCTGGAGCGCGGCTACCGCTTCTCCCTGCCCCAGGCGGTGGACGCGGCGCTGGAGCAACTCGGGCCGAAGATCGCCAACGTCAAGCGCAAGGCCGGCGAGCCCGCGCCTCGCGAGCAGGTGCTCGAGTTCTTCCGCGGCCGCCTCAAGGCGCTGTGGACGGAGCAGTACCGCACGGACGTGGTGGAGGCGGTGCTGTCCGCCGGGTACGAGGACCTCGTGGCCGCGCACAAGCGGCTCCAGGCGCTCGCTCCGCTCGTGGGGCAGGCGGACTTCGCGCCCCTGGCGGTGGCCTTCAAGCGCGTGGTCAACATCGTCGAGAAGCAGGGCAAGGACGTGGCCCGCGGCGAGGTGGACTCCAACCGCCTCACCGACGACGCCGAGCGCCAGCTCCATTCGGCCTACCTCCAGGCACGCAACCGCGTGGCCGACCGGGTCAAGGCCGATGACTTCTCCGGGGCCCTCAAGGAGATCACCAGCCTCAAGCCCACCGTGGACACCTTCTTCGACAAGGTGATGGTGATGGCCGAGGAGCGCGAGCTGCGCGAGAACCGCATCCGGCTCCTCACGGAGATCGGCACGCTGTTCAATCAGGTGGCGGACTTCTCGAAGATCCAGTCGGAGGCCTGA
- the glyQ gene encoding glycine--tRNA ligase subunit alpha, with protein sequence MYFQDLILTLQNHWAKQGCIIAQPYDLEVGAGTMHPSTFLRALGPEPWNVAYVQPSRRPADGRFGENPNRLFQHHQFQVILKPAPKNVQQLYLDSIRAFGIDPLEHDIRFVEDDWESPTLGAWGLGWEVWCDGMEVTQFTYFQQCGGFECRPVSAELTYGLERIAMYLQNVENIFDIEWVKGVKYREVFHANEVEMSRYALQESDAQMLFGLFDSYEKECKRLIERELPLPAYDYALKCSHAFNLLDARGAISVTERANFIKRVRDNARLCAEGYLKMREKLGYPLLKTAWTVGEQPPVLEGKPASDYWKTVILNKPAEAEVARGK encoded by the coding sequence ATGTACTTCCAGGATCTGATCCTCACGCTCCAGAACCACTGGGCCAAGCAGGGTTGCATCATCGCCCAGCCCTATGATCTCGAGGTGGGCGCGGGCACCATGCACCCGTCCACCTTCCTCCGCGCCCTGGGCCCCGAGCCCTGGAACGTGGCCTACGTGCAGCCCTCGCGGCGTCCCGCCGACGGTCGTTTCGGTGAGAACCCCAACCGGCTGTTCCAGCACCATCAGTTCCAGGTCATCCTCAAGCCGGCGCCCAAGAACGTCCAGCAGCTCTACCTGGACTCCATCCGCGCCTTCGGGATCGATCCGCTCGAGCACGACATCCGCTTCGTCGAGGACGACTGGGAGTCGCCCACCCTGGGCGCCTGGGGCCTGGGCTGGGAGGTGTGGTGTGACGGGATGGAGGTCACCCAGTTCACCTACTTCCAGCAGTGCGGTGGTTTCGAGTGCCGGCCCGTGTCGGCGGAGCTGACGTACGGCCTCGAGCGCATCGCCATGTACCTGCAGAACGTCGAGAACATCTTCGACATCGAGTGGGTCAAGGGCGTGAAGTACCGCGAGGTCTTCCACGCCAACGAAGTGGAGATGAGCCGGTACGCGCTGCAGGAGTCGGACGCGCAGATGCTGTTCGGTCTGTTCGACTCCTACGAGAAGGAGTGCAAGCGCCTCATCGAGCGCGAGCTGCCGCTGCCCGCGTACGACTACGCGCTCAAGTGCTCGCACGCGTTCAACCTGCTGGACGCGCGCGGAGCCATCTCGGTGACGGAGCGCGCCAACTTCATCAAGCGCGTGCGTGACAACGCCCGCCTGTGCGCCGAGGGCTACCTGAAGATGCGCGAGAAGTTGGGCTACCCGCTGCTCAAGACGGCCTGGACGGTGGGCGAGCAGCCCCCGGTGCTCGAGGGCAAGCCCGCCAGCGACTACTGGAAGACCGTGATCCTCAACAAGCCCGCCGAGGCGGAGGTGGCCCGTGGCAAGTGA